A segment of the Agromyces sp. H17E-10 genome:
CGGCCGTCGACCCCGTCGTGGGCGCTGCGGTCGAGTTCGTCGATCGCCGCACGCAGTCCGTGCACGCTGCCGTCGGTGGGCAGTTCGCGCAGCAGCACCCCGTCGGCGTCGCGGAGCTCGACGACGTCGCCGCCGACGCGCGCCTTCAGCTCGTCGGCGGTGCCCTCCGCGGCGACGCGGCCGCCGTCGAGGACGGCGATGCGATCGGCGAGCCGGTCGGCCTCCTCGAGGTACTGCGTCGTGAGGAAGATCGTCGTACCCGCCTCGGCGAGCGAGCGGATCACCGCCCAGAGGTCCTGCCTGCTCCGGGTGTCGAGGCCCGTGGTCGGCTCGTCGAGGAACAGAACGGGCACGGGCACGACGAGGCTCAGCGCGAGGTCGAGTCGGCGCCGCATGCCGCCCGAGTAGGTGCCGAGCCGCCGGTCGGCGGCCTGCTCGAGGTCGAACCGCGCGACGAGCTCGGCCGCGCGTCGTCGGGCGTCGCGCCTCGACAGACCAGAGAGCCGCCCCATCATGACGAGGTTCTCGCGAGCGGTGAGCGCCTCGTCGACGGCTGCGGCCTGCCCCGTCAGGGCGATGCGCTGCTGCACCTCCCCCGGTTCGCGGGCGACGTCGTGGCCGAGGACCCGGACCGTGCCGCCGTCGGGCTTCACGAGCGTCGTGAGGATGTTGATGGTCGTCGTCTTGCCCGCGCCGTTCGGTCCGAGCAGCGCGAAGACGCTGCCAGCGGGGACCGCGAGGTCGAGCCCCGCGAGCACCTCGGTGCGGCCGAACGCCTTGCGGAGGCCGCGTGCGTCGATGGCGAGTTGCATGTCGTGCTCCTGTCGATCGGGATGCTCGTCCGCGTTCCGCGTACGTCGCAAACTGTTTATGTAATCCACTGTTGTTTAAGTAATACACAGTTCTAGACTGAGGTCAACCCGCCGATCCGAACGGAGCCGAATGAGCGACGCGCGAACCGACCCCGAACTCCCCCGCGGCGTCGCCCTGGCCTGGGGCGTCGCAGCCCATCCGCAACGCGGTCCGAAGCG
Coding sequences within it:
- a CDS encoding ATP-binding cassette domain-containing protein, which gives rise to MQLAIDARGLRKAFGRTEVLAGLDLAVPAGSVFALLGPNGAGKTTTINILTTLVKPDGGTVRVLGHDVAREPGEVQQRIALTGQAAAVDEALTARENLVMMGRLSGLSRRDARRRAAELVARFDLEQAADRRLGTYSGGMRRRLDLALSLVVPVPVLFLDEPTTGLDTRSRQDLWAVIRSLAEAGTTIFLTTQYLEEADRLADRIAVLDGGRVAAEGTADELKARVGGDVVELRDADGVLLRELPTDGSVHGLRAAIDELDRSAHDGVDGRQVTIRRPSLDDVFLAITGGGRDPRDADREASAPELIATN